In a single window of the Papaver somniferum cultivar HN1 chromosome 8, ASM357369v1, whole genome shotgun sequence genome:
- the LOC113306315 gene encoding putative F-box/FBD/LRR-repeat protein At1g78760 translates to MKGGNSGCTSSEKDRISNLPDSLVHHILSFVDTKFVVQTCVLSKRWQYTWTSMPVLNFCHHHKSDDAEDRDDEGDNLTNRFITDEDCDDEGENLTNCFITFVDKVLSLRDNNSDIQRFHLECSVCYTVWDDLYGSIKRWVTAAVSHNVQELHIEAKPDEDFEIPLCLYTCDSLTKLDLELTGFQEDDEDYFSKIILPHTMSLPRLKSLDLRLSYILFSDEKLTSKFFSSFPNLESLVIVYWGRDEGGFLDMNL, encoded by the coding sequence ATGAAAGGGGGAAACTCGGGTTGTACCTCTTCTGAAAAAGACAGAATCAGTAACTTACCAGATTCCCTAGTTCACCACATTTTATCTTTCGTCGATACAAAATTTGTGGTTCAGACTTGCGTTCTGTCTAAAAGATGGCAGTATACTTGGACTTCCATGCCCGTGCTGAACTTTTGTCACCATCATAAATCAGATGATGCTGAAGACCGTGATGATGAAGGGGATAATTTGACTAACCGCTTTATAACTGATGAAGATTGTGATGATGAAGGAGAAAATTTGACCAACTGCTTTATAACATTTGTCGACAAGGTACTCAGTCTTCGTGACAACAACTCTGATATACAAAGGTTTCATCTAGAATGTTCTGTATGTTATACGGTCTGGGATGACTTATATGGAAGTATAAAAAGATGGGTTACTGCTGCTGTCAGCCATAATGTGCAGGAACTTCATATTGAGGCTAAACCTGATGAGGATTTTGAGATTCCTCTTTGTCTCTATACATGTGACTCGTTGACAAAGCTGGATCTGGAATTGACTGGTTTTCAAGAGGATGATGAGGACTATTTCTCCAAGATCATTCTACCTCATACTATGAGTTTGCCTCGGCTCAAATCACTGGATCTAAGACTTTCATATATATTGTTTAGTGATGAGAAATTGACGAGTAAGTTCTTTTCAAGTTTTCCTAATCTAGAGTCGTTGGTAATAGTTTATTGGGGACGAGATGAAGGTGGCTTTCTTGATATGAATCTCTAA
- the LOC113303730 gene encoding uncharacterized protein LOC113303730 isoform X3 — translation MRFFRGLHKVKVLTLRHSFIKALGGALVILDTQLLEFCNLQCLEMRTYLSKCCLRSIFYVLKISPNLESVSLQIPQECYYDPQEYPHFDEINHENVEDYWYAGLSSQCMIRHLKFVEIDGLRGCIYELKFLEILLKHVTVLEKVVLAYHSTKQDWLREKRMKKFNEMLLRFPRASKNINFLFKFSKVTLPSSFW, via the exons ATGAGATTTTTCAGAGGGCTTCATAAAGTGAAAGTCTTAACATTAAGGCATTCTTTCATCAAG GCTTTAGGTGGAGCTCTTGTTATATTAGACACTCAGCTGCTCGAATTTTGTAATTTACAATGCTTGGAGATGCGGACCTACCTCTCGAAGTGTTGCCTGCGTTCTATCTTCTATGTGCTAAAGATTTCTCCTAATTTAGAATCTGTTTCCCTGCAGATACCACAG GAATGTTACTACGACCCTCAAGAGTATCCACATTTTGACGAG ATTAATCATGAAAACGTAGAAGACTACTGGTACGCAGGGTTGTCTTCGCAATGCATGATACGTCACCTGAAGTTTGTTGAGATTGATGGTCTTCGTGGATGTATTTATGAGCTGAAGTTTCTGGAAATTCTGTTGAAACATGTGACGGTTTTGGAGAAAGTGGTACTTGCCTATCATTCTACTAAGCAAGACTGGTTGAGGGAGAAACGAATGAAGAAATTCAACGAGATGCTGCTAAGGTTTCCAAGGGCCTCTAAAAATATCAATTTCTTGTTTAAATTCAGCAAGGTGACTTTGCCTAGTAGTTTTTGGTAG
- the LOC113303730 gene encoding uncharacterized protein LOC113303730 isoform X1, whose amino-acid sequence MRFFRGLHKVKVLTLRHSFIKALGGALVILDTQLLEFCNLQCLEMRTYLSKCCLRSIFYVLKISPNLESVSLQIPQECYYDPQEYPHFDEVKINHENVEDYWYAGLSSQCMIRHLKFVEIDGLRGCIYELKFLEILLKHVTVLEKVVLAYHSTKQDWLREKRMKKFNEMLLRFPRASKNINFLFKFSKVTLPSSFW is encoded by the exons ATGAGATTTTTCAGAGGGCTTCATAAAGTGAAAGTCTTAACATTAAGGCATTCTTTCATCAAG GCTTTAGGTGGAGCTCTTGTTATATTAGACACTCAGCTGCTCGAATTTTGTAATTTACAATGCTTGGAGATGCGGACCTACCTCTCGAAGTGTTGCCTGCGTTCTATCTTCTATGTGCTAAAGATTTCTCCTAATTTAGAATCTGTTTCCCTGCAGATACCACAG GAATGTTACTACGACCCTCAAGAGTATCCACATTTTGACGAG GTAAAGATTAATCATGAAAACGTAGAAGACTACTGGTACGCAGGGTTGTCTTCGCAATGCATGATACGTCACCTGAAGTTTGTTGAGATTGATGGTCTTCGTGGATGTATTTATGAGCTGAAGTTTCTGGAAATTCTGTTGAAACATGTGACGGTTTTGGAGAAAGTGGTACTTGCCTATCATTCTACTAAGCAAGACTGGTTGAGGGAGAAACGAATGAAGAAATTCAACGAGATGCTGCTAAGGTTTCCAAGGGCCTCTAAAAATATCAATTTCTTGTTTAAATTCAGCAAGGTGACTTTGCCTAGTAGTTTTTGGTAG
- the LOC113303728 gene encoding FRIGIDA-like protein 4a: MPKLAAALRFGEKMGDVIDELVKNGKEIEAVNFACECGLTERFPPVPSLRAYLRNSRKSVNTMLKNGNYNAAQSEAANALELSSLKAIIRCVQENKLGAEFTLDSLTKRVSQLEKARVDRKKSVPVGNKPQIKRSRGGPGGSGGGGNSAPHFRPAKAGRGSNSYPSYNRRNQVPPVPHPAAGFYSYPNQPIYDPSPSYGGSYAGGHSRSPAAVPQTYAYQPEDMAGAGVARSSVAPYTPQPPV, from the exons ATGCCTAAGCTTGCTGCAGCGTTACGGTTCGGCGAGAAAATGGGAG ATGTAATCGATGAACTGGTAAAGAATGGCAAGGAGATTGAGGCTGTGAATTTTGCATGTGAATGTGGTCTGACTGAACGATTTCCTCCAGTTCCTTCTCTCAGAGCTTATCTCAGGAACTCAAGGAAAAGTGTGAATACAATGTTGAAGAATGGTAACTATAATGCAGCTCAATCG GAAGCTGCTAATGCATTAGAGTTGAGTTCCCTCAAAGCCATCATCAGATGCGTGCAGGAGAACAAACTTGGAGCTGAATTTACTCTTGACAGCCTAACAAAGCGAGTTTCTCAGTTGGAGAAAGCCAGGGTTGATAGGAAGAAAAGTGTCCCTGTGGGAAACAAACCCCAAATTAAGCGATCTCGAGGAGGTCCTGGGGGTAGCGGTGGTGGTGGCAACAGTGCACCACACTTCAGACCCGCCAAAGCAGGAAGAGGTTCAAATAGTTATCCCTCCTACAACCGCAGGAATCAAGTACCACCTGTTCCACATCCTGCTGCTGGTTTTTACAGTTACCCTAATCAGCCTATTTACGACCCTTCACCATCTTACGGGGGATCATATGCTGGAGGACATTCGAGAAGCCCCGCTGCAGTACCTCAAACTTATGCATACCAACCAGAAGATATGGCTGGCGCCGGTGTAGCGCGATCAAGTGTAGCGCCATATACACCCCAGCCTCCTGTGTAG
- the LOC113303730 gene encoding uncharacterized protein LOC113303730 isoform X2, with protein sequence MRFFRGLHKVKVLTLRHSFIKALGGALVILDTQLLEFCNLQCLEMRTYLSKCCLRSIFYVLKISPNLESVSLQIPQECYYDPQEYPHFDEVKINHENVEDYWYAGLSSQCMIRHLKFVEIDGLRGCIYELKFLEILLKHVTVLEKVVLAYHSTKQDWLREKRMKKFNEMLLRFPRASKNINFLFKFSKVLLEQL encoded by the exons ATGAGATTTTTCAGAGGGCTTCATAAAGTGAAAGTCTTAACATTAAGGCATTCTTTCATCAAG GCTTTAGGTGGAGCTCTTGTTATATTAGACACTCAGCTGCTCGAATTTTGTAATTTACAATGCTTGGAGATGCGGACCTACCTCTCGAAGTGTTGCCTGCGTTCTATCTTCTATGTGCTAAAGATTTCTCCTAATTTAGAATCTGTTTCCCTGCAGATACCACAG GAATGTTACTACGACCCTCAAGAGTATCCACATTTTGACGAG GTAAAGATTAATCATGAAAACGTAGAAGACTACTGGTACGCAGGGTTGTCTTCGCAATGCATGATACGTCACCTGAAGTTTGTTGAGATTGATGGTCTTCGTGGATGTATTTATGAGCTGAAGTTTCTGGAAATTCTGTTGAAACATGTGACGGTTTTGGAGAAAGTGGTACTTGCCTATCATTCTACTAAGCAAGACTGGTTGAGGGAGAAACGAATGAAGAAATTCAACGAGATGCTGCTAAGGTTTCCAAGGGCCTCTAAAAATATCAATTTCTTGTTTAAATTCAGCAAG GTGCTCCTTGAacagttgtag